A part of Paraliobacillus zengyii genomic DNA contains:
- a CDS encoding DUF951 domain-containing protein yields MMEKKYQLHDVVQMKKAHPCGENKWKIIRMGMDIRIKCEGCGHSVLVPRKKFESKLKKVIIAAED; encoded by the coding sequence ATAATGGAGAAAAAGTATCAATTACATGATGTCGTCCAGATGAAAAAGGCACACCCTTGTGGAGAAAACAAATGGAAAATAATTCGAATGGGAATGGATATTCGTATTAAGTGTGAAGGTTGTGGACATAGTGTTCTTGTACCGCGTAAGAAATTCGAAAGTAAGCTAAAGAAAGTAATTATTGCAGCAGAGGATTAA
- the yyaC gene encoding spore protease YyaC yields the protein MNLKEVSFDKSEKRYPYDDRFVYRSLSQSIYQWLPSEAYEFIIICIGTDRSTGDSLGPLTGTLLNKWKHSHFTVYGTLEDPVHAVNLKEQLHKIKSKHKNPYIIAIDACLGRKDSVGMITTGIGSIRPGAALQKDLPPVGNIYLTGIVNINGYMDYMVLQSTRLHLVMNMAETIAKSLHHLHHYLSYPTMERKKIETI from the coding sequence ATGAATCTAAAAGAAGTATCATTTGATAAATCAGAAAAAAGATATCCTTACGATGACAGATTTGTTTATCGTTCTCTTAGTCAGAGTATCTATCAATGGCTACCTTCTGAAGCATACGAATTCATTATTATCTGTATTGGAACAGATCGATCAACTGGTGATTCCCTTGGTCCTTTAACAGGTACATTATTAAATAAATGGAAACATTCTCATTTCACTGTTTATGGCACATTAGAAGATCCTGTACATGCCGTTAATTTAAAGGAACAATTACATAAAATAAAAAGCAAACATAAAAACCCCTATATTATTGCAATAGATGCTTGCTTAGGCAGAAAAGATTCCGTCGGCATGATTACCACTGGCATTGGTTCTATACGACCTGGTGCAGCTTTACAGAAGGACTTACCACCTGTAGGCAACATTTATCTTACAGGTATCGTGAATATTAACGGTTATATGGATTATATGGTTTTGCAAAGTACTCGTTTACACCTTGTAATGAACATGGCAGAAACAATTGCTAAGTCTTTACATCATCTACATCATTACCTTTCATATCCTACTATGGAGAGAAAAAAGATAGAAACCATTTAA
- a CDS encoding DUF554 domain-containing protein codes for MALLGTIINGVAIIIGTVLGLFFRKIPERYKETILSGIALTIILIGLQMALQVNHIIIVLLSIMIGAILGEVIDIENRLNQIGTWVESIISGNKVDSKISQGFITASLIFVVGAMAIIGALDGGLRGDHGVLITKSILDGFTSLVLATTLGFGVILSAIPVVLYQGTIVLMATTIEKWIPPLLLDGFIVEMTATGGLLIVAIGLNMLNITSIRIANLLPSLFMVGIIYTIYQYLIG; via the coding sequence ATGGCTTTATTAGGTACGATCATTAATGGGGTAGCTATTATAATTGGTACTGTACTAGGCTTGTTTTTCAGAAAAATCCCCGAAAGATACAAAGAAACAATCTTAAGTGGGATAGCATTAACAATTATACTGATTGGCTTGCAAATGGCTTTACAAGTCAATCACATTATAATTGTTTTGTTAAGTATTATGATCGGAGCAATACTAGGAGAAGTAATAGATATAGAGAATAGGCTAAATCAAATTGGGACTTGGGTCGAATCTATTATTAGTGGTAATAAAGTTGATTCAAAAATATCACAAGGTTTTATTACAGCATCCTTGATCTTTGTTGTAGGAGCAATGGCTATTATAGGTGCATTAGATGGTGGGCTAAGAGGAGATCATGGTGTACTAATAACGAAATCTATATTAGATGGCTTTACCTCACTTGTATTAGCTACTACATTAGGATTTGGTGTTATTCTCTCTGCAATTCCAGTAGTTCTTTATCAAGGGACGATTGTATTAATGGCAACAACAATAGAAAAATGGATACCGCCTTTATTATTAGATGGGTTTATTGTCGAAATGACAGCAACTGGTGGTCTATTAATAGTCGCAATAGGTCTAAATATGCTAAACATTACTAGTATTCGCATAGCTAATCTATTACCGTCACTGTTTATGGTAGGTATTATATATACAATATATCAATACTTAATAGGTTAA
- a CDS encoding ParB/RepB/Spo0J family partition protein has protein sequence MERGLGKGINAFFPELEDEKESESVLQISVKECRPNPYQPRKTFQADAIEELKESIMEFGILQPLIVRDSIKGFEIVAGERRFRAAKEAGLDTIPVIVKNLTDQKMMELALLENLQREDLTPIEEAQAYANLMKEFNITQEELAKRLGKSRPHIANLTRLLSLPTTISALINNGELSMGHGRAILGLKDKNKLQPLIDKIRKDNLNVRQVEQLVNHLNEKKVEQKKQPNKKDLFITEREGLLRDHLGTGVKIHKGKRKGKIEIEFFSDDDLDRILELFQ, from the coding sequence ATGGAGAGAGGATTAGGGAAAGGAATTAATGCTTTTTTTCCAGAGTTAGAGGATGAGAAAGAATCGGAATCAGTACTTCAAATTTCGGTTAAAGAATGCCGGCCCAATCCATATCAACCTCGTAAAACATTTCAAGCAGATGCGATCGAAGAATTAAAGGAATCAATTATGGAATTTGGTATACTACAACCTTTAATTGTTAGAGATAGTATTAAGGGCTTTGAAATTGTCGCTGGTGAAAGAAGATTTCGTGCTGCAAAAGAAGCGGGACTTGATACAATCCCGGTAATTGTTAAAAACCTAACTGATCAAAAAATGATGGAGTTAGCTTTATTAGAAAATTTACAACGTGAGGATCTAACACCAATTGAAGAAGCTCAAGCCTATGCTAATCTGATGAAAGAGTTTAACATCACGCAAGAAGAATTAGCTAAAAGATTAGGTAAAAGTAGGCCTCATATCGCGAATTTAACTCGTTTACTTAGCCTCCCAACAACTATAAGTGCATTAATTAACAATGGAGAGCTATCAATGGGGCATGGAAGGGCTATACTTGGTTTAAAAGATAAAAATAAGTTACAACCATTGATTGATAAGATTCGCAAAGACAATTTAAATGTTAGACAAGTGGAGCAACTTGTTAATCATCTTAATGAGAAAAAAGTAGAACAAAAAAAACAACCAAATAAAAAAGATTTATTTATTACAGAAAGAGAAGGGCTATTACGAGACCATTTAGGAACGGGCGTAAAAATCCATAAAGGTAAGCGAAAAGGTAAAATAGAAATTGAGTTTTTTTCAGATGATGATCTAGATAGAATCTTAGAGTTATTTCAGTAA